In Mycetocola zhujimingii, one DNA window encodes the following:
- a CDS encoding DEAD/DEAH box helicase: MTSLLLDPRALSTTQGEAIDPDAVYEAFSDWVTATGIRLYPAQDEAIIEIVSGQNLILSTPTGTGKSLVAVGAHYAALVAGKRSFYTAPIKALVSEKFFSLVAIFGAENVGMMTGDSSVNADAPIICCTAEILANLALRHGEDTEVDQVVMDEFHFYADPDRGWAWQVPLLSLPRAQFILLSATLGDVTEIAEDLTRRTGRETARVTGVERPVPLHFYYETTPIHETVDELLTTGQAPIYVVHFSQAAAMERAQSMSSMKVATREQRDAIAEAIGGFRFTTSFGKTLSRLLRAGIGVHHAGMLPKYRRLVEQLAQQGMLRVICGTDTLGVGINVPIRTVLFTALTKYDGVKMRQLKAREFHQIAGRAGRAGYDTAGTVVVQAPEHETENLNAIKKAGDDPKKKRKIIRKKAPDGFVSWGEPSFQRLVAAEPETLTSSMQITSAMLINVIGRGGDVYQHVHDLVFDNHEPFKRQLELARRALGIYRTLRDSGIVEQSADGTIRLTVDLQPNFALNQPLSPFALAAFELLDPEDPSYALDMISIVEATLDNPRAVLSQQQFLARGEAVAAMKSEGIEYDERMELLEEVSYPKPLNELLTITFETYSASQPWIRDFELSPKSVVRDMYERAMSFGEFIAFYKLARSEGVVLRYLSDAYRAARQTIPDEAKNEDLLDLIEWLGELVRQVDSSLLDEWEELTHPDPEKHAEHAGEIVPPAPQRLSSNVRAFRILVRNELFRRVQLAALEDYDALGELDAASGFDADRWANALDGYYELHDQILTGPDARSSKLLILDESGPVWTARQIFDDPAGDHDWGISATVDLAESDEQGFAVVTVTAVDSL, encoded by the coding sequence ATGACTTCTCTCCTGCTCGACCCGCGCGCCCTTTCGACAACCCAGGGCGAGGCGATCGATCCGGATGCCGTCTACGAGGCATTCAGCGACTGGGTCACGGCCACCGGCATCCGTCTGTATCCGGCACAGGACGAAGCGATCATCGAGATCGTCTCGGGCCAGAACCTCATTCTCAGTACCCCGACGGGCACCGGCAAGTCGCTCGTCGCGGTCGGCGCCCACTACGCGGCACTCGTCGCAGGTAAGCGCAGCTTCTACACCGCCCCGATCAAGGCGCTCGTGAGCGAGAAGTTCTTCTCCCTCGTCGCGATCTTCGGCGCCGAGAATGTCGGCATGATGACCGGCGACTCCTCGGTCAATGCCGACGCACCGATCATCTGCTGCACCGCGGAGATCCTCGCCAACCTCGCACTCCGGCATGGCGAAGACACCGAGGTCGACCAGGTCGTCATGGACGAGTTCCACTTCTACGCAGACCCCGACCGCGGCTGGGCCTGGCAGGTGCCGCTCCTGTCGCTGCCGCGAGCCCAGTTCATTCTGCTCTCGGCGACCCTCGGCGACGTCACGGAGATCGCCGAAGACCTCACCCGCCGCACCGGACGCGAGACCGCCCGCGTCACCGGTGTCGAGCGTCCGGTGCCGCTGCACTTCTACTACGAGACCACGCCGATCCACGAGACCGTGGACGAGCTGCTCACCACGGGGCAGGCCCCGATCTATGTCGTTCACTTCTCGCAGGCAGCCGCGATGGAGCGCGCCCAGTCGATGTCGAGCATGAAGGTCGCGACGAGGGAGCAACGGGATGCCATCGCCGAGGCGATCGGCGGCTTCCGCTTCACCACCAGCTTCGGTAAAACCCTCTCCCGGTTGCTTCGTGCCGGCATCGGCGTGCACCACGCGGGCATGCTGCCGAAGTACCGCCGTCTCGTCGAGCAGCTCGCCCAACAGGGCATGCTGCGTGTGATCTGCGGCACCGACACGCTCGGCGTCGGCATCAACGTGCCCATCCGCACCGTGCTGTTCACCGCGCTGACCAAGTACGACGGCGTGAAGATGCGCCAGCTCAAGGCGCGCGAGTTCCATCAGATCGCCGGGCGCGCCGGGCGTGCGGGCTACGACACGGCTGGCACCGTCGTCGTGCAGGCGCCTGAGCACGAGACCGAGAACCTCAACGCCATCAAGAAGGCGGGCGACGACCCGAAGAAGAAGCGCAAGATCATCCGCAAGAAGGCGCCCGACGGCTTCGTCTCCTGGGGAGAGCCGTCCTTCCAGCGCCTCGTCGCCGCGGAACCTGAGACGCTCACGTCGAGCATGCAGATCACCTCGGCGATGCTCATCAACGTCATCGGCCGCGGGGGAGACGTCTATCAGCACGTGCACGACCTCGTCTTCGACAACCACGAACCGTTCAAGCGTCAGCTCGAGCTCGCTCGACGTGCCCTCGGCATCTACCGCACGCTCCGCGACTCGGGCATCGTCGAGCAGTCCGCAGACGGAACGATCCGACTCACCGTCGACCTGCAGCCGAACTTCGCGCTCAACCAGCCGTTGTCGCCGTTCGCGCTCGCCGCATTCGAGCTGCTCGACCCCGAAGACCCGAGCTACGCGCTCGACATGATCTCCATCGTCGAGGCAACCCTCGACAACCCGCGTGCCGTGCTCAGCCAGCAGCAGTTCCTCGCCCGGGGTGAGGCCGTCGCCGCGATGAAGTCCGAGGGCATCGAGTACGACGAGCGGATGGAGCTGCTCGAGGAGGTCAGCTACCCCAAGCCGCTCAACGAACTGCTGACGATCACCTTCGAGACCTACAGCGCCTCCCAGCCGTGGATCCGCGACTTCGAGCTCAGCCCGAAGTCCGTGGTGCGCGACATGTACGAACGCGCAATGTCGTTTGGCGAGTTCATCGCGTTCTACAAGCTCGCCCGCAGTGAGGGTGTCGTGCTGCGCTACCTGTCCGACGCCTACCGCGCCGCCCGCCAGACGATCCCCGACGAGGCCAAGAACGAAGACCTGCTCGACCTGATCGAGTGGCTCGGCGAGCTCGTGCGCCAGGTCGACTCGAGCCTGCTTGACGAATGGGAAGAACTCACCCACCCCGACCCGGAGAAGCACGCCGAGCACGCGGGCGAGATCGTTCCGCCAGCACCGCAGCGCCTCAGCTCCAACGTCCGGGCGTTCCGCATCCTCGTGCGCAACGAGCTCTTCCGCCGGGTGCAACTGGCGGCGCTGGAAGACTACGACGCCCTCGGGGAGCTGGACGCGGCATCCGGATTCGACGCCGACCGCTGGGCCAACGCGCTCGACGGTTACTACGAACTGCACGACCAGATCCTCACCGGACCTGACGCCCGCAGCTCCAAGCTCCTCATCCTCGATGAGTCGGGGCCGGTCTGGACCGCCCGGCAAATCTTCGACGACCCGGCCGGCGACCACGACTGGGGGATCAGCGCGACGGTCGACCTCGCCGAGTCCGACGAGCAGGGGTTCGCCGTTGTCACCGTCACCGCGGTGGATTCCCTCTGA